Proteins encoded by one window of Flagellimonas lutaonensis:
- the thrA gene encoding bifunctional aspartate kinase/homoserine dehydrogenase I, which produces MLQKLQIKNFNTLSGATQDLQLSYQLFGQRLHSAPIVLVNHALTGNSNVAGEKGWWSDLIGDGKCIDTQRYTVLSFNIPGNGHDGFVIDNYKDFVAGDIAKIFLLGLKKLEIDRLYAIIGGSLGGGIAWEMAVLNPKITEHLVPVASDWKSTDWLIANCQIQEQILKNSRQPVHDARMHAMLCYRTPESFKERFQRSTNEELQVFNVESWLMHHGKKLQERFQLSAYKLMNQLLKTIDLTRNGEEAFKKLQQSDTKIHIIGVNSDLFFTAEENKETYKRLAQANSNVTYGEVQSLHGHDAFLMEFKQLENLLKEVFPKQEKAGGLKILKFGGKSLANGKGLELVLDIISEKVNAGENIAVVLSARQNATDELERMLDKAVRGLPFEEDIKNFERYQKSDLGTIDFSDEVAQVAQKLKGVSLLGDYSPKTKDALLAYGELISSRFVAALLNERGIKAEAIDTRELIKTDGSFGNAQVDEGTSKLNVLQRFAQLDRDTVPIVTGFIASNHEGETTTLGRNGSNYTAALLANFLDADEVLNYTHVDGIFTANPDLVHEAQIIENLSYEEANELANFGAKVLHAKTIIPLIEKNIPLRILNTFNPGSKGTLISAKAQEEGIKSLSVIENVSLVNLEGRGLLGKAGIDARIFNALGRRNISVGIISQGSSERGIGLVVDADRAFEAKKALDDEFETDYSAKDVNAISIVKDVAVISIVGQDLGSFHRPYASLVKNHIEPLLFNNTVTGKNVSLVVRKTDLHKALNVMHGQIFGVDKKINLAIFGHGNVGGTLIDQILRSHETIKKRKGLDLNIFAICNSQGGLLDKKGIKGDWRKKLSEQAGGCTVFDIIAHANENHLENLIAIDNTASEDFVNHYFELIRAGFDLVSSNKIANTLDYDYYSQIRKCLAEVQKQYLYETNVGAGLPLIDTIKLLHLSGENITRIKGVFSGSLSYIFNTFSEVDRPFSEIVLEAMQKGFTEPDPREDLSGNDVGRKLLILARELELRNEFSDIAIENLIPKQMATISKEDFLNGLPRLDEEFGRKKEAQQPDHVLRYVGDLHGDLRQDKGVLEVKLISVPKSNALGQVKGSDSIIEIYTESYGDHPLVIQGAGAGAAVTARGVFGDILRIAEKL; this is translated from the coding sequence ATGCTGCAAAAACTCCAAATAAAAAACTTCAATACCCTAAGTGGGGCCACTCAAGATTTGCAATTGTCTTACCAATTGTTTGGCCAGCGCCTGCATTCGGCTCCCATTGTTTTGGTAAACCATGCCCTTACGGGCAATTCGAACGTGGCGGGCGAAAAGGGTTGGTGGTCAGATTTGATAGGGGACGGCAAGTGTATTGACACCCAAAGATATACGGTGCTCTCGTTCAATATCCCCGGTAACGGGCACGATGGTTTTGTGATTGATAATTATAAGGATTTCGTGGCAGGCGACATCGCCAAGATATTTTTACTGGGCCTCAAAAAGTTGGAGATTGATAGGCTCTACGCCATTATCGGTGGTTCGTTGGGCGGGGGAATCGCTTGGGAAATGGCTGTTCTGAACCCCAAAATAACGGAACACTTGGTTCCCGTGGCCTCAGATTGGAAATCGACCGATTGGCTTATTGCCAATTGCCAGATCCAAGAGCAGATCTTGAAAAATTCACGACAACCGGTACACGATGCCAGAATGCATGCCATGCTCTGCTACCGAACCCCTGAATCTTTCAAAGAGCGATTTCAGCGGAGTACGAACGAAGAACTACAAGTGTTCAATGTCGAGAGCTGGTTGATGCACCATGGTAAAAAGTTGCAAGAACGCTTTCAATTATCGGCTTATAAACTGATGAATCAGTTGCTCAAGACCATTGATTTGACCCGAAATGGGGAAGAGGCTTTTAAAAAATTGCAGCAAAGCGATACAAAGATCCACATCATAGGGGTGAACTCCGATCTTTTTTTTACGGCAGAGGAAAACAAGGAAACCTACAAGCGATTGGCACAGGCCAATAGCAACGTCACGTATGGCGAAGTACAATCGTTGCACGGCCATGACGCTTTTTTGATGGAGTTCAAACAACTGGAAAACCTGCTCAAAGAAGTTTTTCCGAAGCAGGAAAAAGCAGGGGGCCTCAAAATTCTGAAATTTGGCGGAAAGTCATTGGCCAATGGCAAGGGACTTGAGCTGGTACTTGATATTATTTCCGAAAAGGTAAATGCTGGCGAAAACATTGCAGTAGTGCTCTCGGCACGTCAAAATGCCACAGATGAACTTGAGAGAATGCTGGACAAGGCGGTCAGGGGCCTTCCCTTTGAAGAAGACATCAAGAACTTTGAACGCTATCAGAAATCCGATTTGGGCACCATAGATTTTTCAGACGAGGTCGCGCAGGTAGCCCAGAAGCTGAAAGGGGTATCCCTTCTTGGGGATTATAGTCCAAAAACCAAGGATGCCCTGCTCGCCTACGGTGAACTTATTTCCTCAAGGTTTGTGGCGGCCCTGCTCAACGAGAGGGGCATCAAGGCAGAAGCCATTGACACCCGCGAATTGATAAAGACCGATGGTTCGTTTGGCAATGCCCAAGTGGATGAAGGGACCTCAAAACTGAACGTGCTGCAGCGGTTCGCCCAGCTTGATAGGGACACCGTGCCCATAGTGACAGGTTTTATTGCCTCGAACCACGAGGGTGAGACCACGACCTTGGGTAGAAACGGCAGCAACTATACCGCGGCACTATTGGCCAATTTTCTTGACGCCGACGAGGTTTTGAATTACACACATGTTGATGGTATTTTTACGGCAAATCCCGATTTGGTGCACGAGGCACAGATCATCGAAAACCTGTCGTACGAAGAGGCCAACGAACTGGCCAATTTTGGGGCAAAGGTGCTACATGCCAAGACCATCATCCCATTGATAGAAAAAAACATTCCCCTTCGAATTCTCAATACGTTCAACCCGGGTTCCAAAGGAACGCTCATAAGTGCCAAGGCCCAAGAAGAGGGCATCAAGTCACTTTCCGTTATTGAAAATGTGTCGTTGGTAAACCTTGAGGGTAGGGGGTTGTTGGGCAAGGCGGGGATCGATGCCCGTATTTTCAATGCCTTGGGAAGAAGAAATATAAGCGTTGGCATCATTTCTCAGGGATCGTCTGAACGCGGCATTGGTCTGGTGGTTGATGCCGATAGGGCCTTTGAGGCCAAAAAGGCACTGGACGATGAGTTTGAAACCGACTACTCCGCAAAAGATGTCAATGCGATTTCAATTGTGAAAGATGTGGCCGTCATCTCCATTGTGGGCCAAGATTTGGGTTCGTTCCACAGACCATATGCCTCACTGGTGAAGAACCATATTGAACCGTTGCTTTTCAACAATACTGTAACGGGCAAGAACGTAAGTTTGGTGGTACGAAAAACAGATTTGCACAAGGCCCTGAATGTGATGCACGGTCAAATTTTTGGGGTGGATAAAAAAATCAACTTGGCCATTTTCGGGCATGGAAATGTCGGTGGCACGCTCATCGACCAGATCTTGAGATCACACGAGACCATCAAAAAGCGAAAGGGACTGGACCTGAACATTTTTGCCATTTGCAATTCCCAAGGGGGACTGCTCGATAAAAAAGGAATCAAAGGCGATTGGCGAAAAAAGTTATCAGAACAGGCCGGTGGTTGTACCGTTTTCGATATTATTGCCCATGCCAATGAAAACCATCTCGAAAATCTGATTGCCATTGACAATACGGCAAGTGAAGATTTTGTAAACCATTATTTTGAACTGATAAGGGCCGGTTTCGACCTCGTCTCGTCGAACAAGATTGCCAATACGCTCGATTACGACTATTACAGTCAAATTCGAAAATGTTTGGCAGAGGTTCAAAAACAATATCTTTATGAGACCAATGTCGGTGCTGGGCTTCCGTTGATCGACACCATCAAACTTTTGCACTTGTCAGGAGAGAACATCACTAGGATCAAAGGGGTCTTTTCAGGGTCGTTGAGCTATATTTTCAATACGTTTTCTGAAGTTGACCGACCTTTTTCAGAAATCGTGCTCGAGGCCATGCAAAAGGGCTTTACCGAACCTGACCCACGTGAAGATTTGAGCGGAAATGATGTGGGGCGCAAATTGCTGATCTTGGCAAGGGAATTGGAATTGCGCAACGAGTTTTCTGACATTGCGATAGAGAATCTGATTCCCAAACAAATGGCAACCATTTCAAAGGAAGATTTTTTGAATGGCCTACCGCGGTTAGATGAAGAATTTGGAAGAAAAAAAGAAGCACAACAACCCGACCATGTGTTGCGCTACGTAGGGGATTTACACGGTGACTTGCGGCAAGACAAGGGAGTTTTGGAGGTTAAATTGATTTCTGTGCCCAAGTCCAATGCGCTTGGGCAGGTGAAAGGCTCTGACTCCATTATCGAGATTTACACCGAGTCATATGGCGACCACCCACTTGTGATTCAGGGAGCAGGGGCAGGGGCAGCCGTCACGGCTAGGGGTGTGTTCGGCGATATTCTGAGGATTGCGGAAAAATTGTAA
- a CDS encoding O-acetylhomoserine aminocarboxypropyltransferase/cysteine synthase family protein produces the protein MSDQKFSTNALHAGHDVTANAGTRAVPIYQSTAYVFNNAEHAANLFSLVEFGNIYTRINNPTNDILEQRLAALEGGIASVVTASGTAALNTALLVLLKAGDHIVASNSLYGGTYNLLNVTLPRLGITTTFVDPTDPTNFGKAVKDNTRAIFVESVGNPKLDVLDLKAISSEAKKAKVPFIVDNTVATPALLNPIEHGANIVIHSLTKYINGNGTALGGAIIDAGTFDWANGKFPEFTEPSPGYHGLVYHEALGPAAFIAKVRIEGLRDHGAALSPFNAFQIIQGLETLEVRMKKHSENALALAKWLEQRDEVAWVNYPGLPTSKYKAQADAYLPKGQSGLVTFGVKGGYESAKKIADETKIFSLLANIGDTKSLIIHPASTTHQQLNDAAQELTGVTKDLIRLSVGLEDLDDLKADLEQAFATIDKSVLA, from the coding sequence ATGAGCGATCAAAAGTTTTCTACCAACGCCCTGCATGCGGGGCACGATGTAACGGCCAATGCGGGCACAAGGGCCGTTCCCATTTACCAGAGTACGGCCTATGTGTTCAACAATGCCGAGCATGCGGCCAACCTTTTTTCTTTGGTGGAGTTCGGCAACATCTACACACGGATCAATAACCCGACCAATGACATTCTCGAGCAGCGTTTGGCTGCCTTAGAGGGTGGCATCGCATCAGTGGTAACCGCTTCGGGCACCGCGGCCCTGAATACGGCGTTATTGGTATTGTTGAAGGCGGGCGACCATATTGTTGCCTCAAACAGCCTTTATGGGGGCACATACAATCTATTGAACGTTACCCTGCCGCGCTTGGGCATTACCACGACTTTTGTGGATCCAACAGACCCAACCAATTTCGGGAAGGCAGTAAAAGACAATACCCGGGCCATTTTTGTGGAGTCCGTTGGTAATCCAAAACTCGACGTACTGGATTTAAAAGCGATTTCTTCGGAAGCGAAAAAAGCCAAAGTGCCCTTTATTGTTGACAATACCGTGGCCACTCCTGCTTTGTTGAACCCTATTGAGCATGGCGCGAACATCGTCATCCATTCCTTGACCAAGTATATCAATGGCAATGGTACCGCTTTGGGCGGGGCCATAATCGATGCGGGCACCTTTGATTGGGCCAATGGAAAGTTTCCGGAGTTCACCGAACCATCACCCGGTTATCACGGGCTCGTTTATCACGAAGCACTTGGCCCGGCGGCCTTTATTGCCAAGGTGCGCATCGAGGGCCTGCGCGACCATGGGGCTGCCTTGAGTCCGTTCAACGCCTTCCAAATCATTCAAGGCTTGGAAACGTTGGAAGTACGTATGAAAAAACACAGCGAGAATGCCCTTGCCTTGGCTAAATGGTTGGAACAGAGAGATGAGGTCGCTTGGGTAAATTACCCAGGTCTGCCAACGAGCAAGTACAAGGCACAGGCCGATGCCTATTTGCCAAAAGGACAGAGTGGGCTGGTAACCTTTGGTGTAAAAGGGGGTTACGAATCTGCCAAGAAAATTGCCGATGAGACCAAGATTTTCTCTTTATTGGCGAACATTGGCGATACCAAGTCACTGATTATCCACCCAGCAAGCACCACCCACCAACAGTTGAATGATGCTGCGCAGGAATTGACAGGGGTAACCAAGGATTTGATTCGCCTGTCGGTAGGTTTGGAAGATTTGGATGACCTGAAAGCTGATTTGGAACAGGCCTTTGCCACGATTGATAAATCGGTTTTGGCTTAA